One genomic segment of Ignavibacteriota bacterium includes these proteins:
- a CDS encoding SDR family oxidoreductase yields MEFLNKLFNLQDKVALLTGGGGVLAGEMAKGFLQAGVKVVLLDINESNLKKKVEHLKIFGSEVSGIQCNVLEEKSLDDVKQQVLEKYGTIDILVNAAGGNIPGATIGLDQTIFDLKIEELQKVTNLNFYGTVLPTLIFGKTMSNQKSGSIINISSMATFRTITRVVGYSAAKASVDNFTKGMAVELAQKFGNGIRVNAIAPGFLLTDQNRTLLTEQDGTLTQRGNDIIHMTPFKRFGEPDELIGSILYLASDASKFVTGTIIPIDGGFSIFSGV; encoded by the coding sequence ATGGAATTCTTAAATAAATTATTCAATTTACAAGATAAAGTTGCATTGTTAACCGGTGGTGGCGGTGTTCTTGCCGGTGAAATGGCAAAAGGATTTTTACAAGCTGGTGTAAAAGTTGTTTTACTTGATATTAATGAATCTAATCTTAAAAAAAAGGTTGAACACCTTAAAATATTTGGAAGTGAAGTTAGCGGAATTCAATGTAACGTTTTAGAAGAAAAAAGTCTTGACGATGTAAAACAGCAAGTTTTAGAAAAATACGGAACTATTGATATTTTAGTTAATGCTGCTGGCGGAAATATTCCCGGTGCAACTATTGGACTTGATCAAACTATATTTGATTTAAAGATTGAAGAACTTCAAAAAGTTACAAATTTAAATTTCTATGGAACAGTTTTGCCAACACTTATTTTTGGTAAAACAATGTCAAATCAAAAAAGTGGATCAATAATCAATATTTCTTCAATGGCAACCTTCCGTACTATTACAAGGGTTGTAGGATATTCAGCGGCAAAAGCTTCTGTAGATAATTTTACAAAAGGGATGGCTGTTGAGTTGGCACAAAAATTTGGGAATGGAATTCGCGTTAATGCAATTGCCCCGGGATTTCTATTAACAGATCAAAACAGAACTTTATTGACTGAACAAGATGGAACTCTTACTCAAAGAGGGAATGATATTATTCATATGACTCCATTTAAAAGATTTGGAGAACCAGATGAATTAATAGGTTCTATTCTCTATCTCGCCAGCGATGCTTCAAAATTTGTTACCGGCACAATTATTCCTATTGATGGCGGCTTTAGTATATTTAGTGGTGTATAA
- a CDS encoding CotH kinase family protein gives MIIFSITFHRLPIVIFLIIISLLNSDFFAQENFTSSNLPIFVINTNGKAIVDENRITAELGIIFNELNNRNYLTEEFNNYNSEITIELRGSSSMEYPKKQYRFETVDSINENLNVSLCGLPKENDWILNGPYNDKTLIHNFLAYGLSNKLGRYASRTVFCELILNNEYQGLYILLETVKRDKNRINISQLTNIENEGDELTGGYIVKIDKMDGENIDFWYSKYGTPFQYHYPKPDEITQSQKDYIQNYLNDFEELMFNNNDNYDDFIEVDSFIDHFIINEFCKNVDAYRLSSYLYKDKDSKNAKLVAGPIWDFNLTFGDAWNEEDMFRADGWQVNYSLVNPYDGFRVPFWWNKLFADELFREKLSKRWYELRENILSYDSLFNMIDSTITYISEARIRNFERWSSVLNPYPYEEEIVILKGWIGRRITWIEENLPRVTKIDNNNIVKNEFELLQNFPNPFNPTTTIEYSVPSVAVISNEVRNLRDFSSQVPRNDNNVSLKIYDILGREISTLVNEKQNPGNYKIQFNGENLPSGIYFYTINSGNFHQTKKMILLK, from the coding sequence ATGATAATTTTCTCTATAACTTTTCATCGGTTACCAATTGTAATATTTCTAATAATAATTTCACTTTTAAATTCAGATTTTTTTGCTCAAGAAAATTTCACATCATCAAATCTTCCAATTTTTGTTATCAACACAAATGGGAAAGCAATTGTTGATGAAAATAGAATTACAGCCGAATTGGGAATTATTTTCAACGAATTAAATAACCGAAATTATTTAACGGAGGAATTCAATAATTACAACAGCGAAATAACAATAGAACTCCGTGGAAGCTCATCAATGGAATATCCCAAAAAGCAATATAGATTTGAAACTGTTGATTCTATTAACGAAAATCTAAATGTTTCACTTTGCGGATTGCCAAAAGAAAATGATTGGATTTTAAATGGCCCATATAACGATAAAACATTAATCCATAATTTTCTTGCCTACGGATTATCAAATAAATTGGGAAGATATGCAAGCAGAACAGTTTTTTGTGAACTGATTTTAAATAATGAATATCAAGGACTTTATATTTTATTGGAAACCGTTAAACGCGATAAAAATAGAATTAATATTTCCCAACTTACAAATATTGAAAACGAAGGCGATGAACTCACCGGCGGATATATTGTAAAGATAGATAAAATGGATGGCGAAAATATTGATTTTTGGTATTCTAAATACGGAACACCGTTTCAATATCATTATCCAAAACCCGATGAAATTACTCAATCTCAAAAAGATTATATCCAGAATTATTTGAATGATTTTGAAGAATTAATGTTTAATAATAATGATAATTACGATGATTTTATTGAGGTAGATTCATTTATTGATCATTTTATAATTAATGAATTTTGTAAAAATGTTGATGCATATAGGCTTAGTTCTTATTTGTATAAAGACAAAGATAGTAAAAATGCTAAGTTAGTTGCCGGTCCAATTTGGGATTTTAATTTAACTTTTGGCGATGCTTGGAATGAAGAAGATATGTTTAGAGCTGATGGATGGCAAGTTAACTACAGTTTAGTAAATCCATATGATGGATTTCGTGTTCCGTTTTGGTGGAATAAATTATTTGCCGATGAATTATTTCGTGAAAAACTTTCTAAAAGATGGTATGAGTTACGAGAAAATATTTTATCATATGATAGTCTTTTTAACATGATAGACAGCACAATTACATACATAAGCGAAGCAAGAATTAGAAATTTTGAAAGATGGAGCAGCGTGTTAAATCCATATCCATACGAAGAAGAAATTGTTATTCTAAAAGGTTGGATTGGAAGAAGAATAACTTGGATAGAAGAAAATTTACCGAGAGTTACAAAAATTGATAATAATAATATTGTAAAAAATGAATTTGAACTATTACAAAATTTTCCGAACCCGTTTAATCCAACAACTACAATAGAATATTCCGTTCCCTCTGTTGCGGTCATTTCGAACGAAGTGAGAAATCTCAGAGATTTCTCGTCGCAAGTTCCTCGAAATGACAATAATGTTTCATTAAAAATTTATGACATTCTAGGCAGAGAAATTTCAACTTTGGTAAATGAAAAACAAAATCCGGGAAACTATAAAATTCAATTTAACGGTGAAAATTTGCCAAGCGGAATTTACTTCTATACAATAAACTCCGGGAATTTTCACCAAACAAAAAAAATGATTCTACTAAAATAA
- the uxuA gene encoding mannonate dehydratase, with protein MAFQQTWRWFGPNDPYSLKEIKQTSATGIVSALHQIPVGDIWQEDDILRRKGLIELEGFTWSVVESLPVHENIKKRKNNYKSLIENYKISIQNIAKCGIDTICYNFMPILDWSRTDLKVVNEDGSITSKFNSVAFRAFDLFILKRKIAENEYSQTQIDEAKKYFLQLDNSAIDKLISTILYGLPGSLDAYSLDDFKIALSEYEEIGDKELRENLYYFISEIAPIAEEYKVNLAIHPDDPPWSLLGLPRVAGNEKDINQILNAYNSNSNGITFCSGSLGVSVNNDLVEMAKQFSNRVNFIHLRNVKRNSQGDFQETYHLEGEIDLYNIVKEFLLEQKRRIENGRKDFRMPMRPDHGHLLFPDKDRTGIYPGYSLVGRLRGLAELRGLELGIIRSIF; from the coding sequence ATGGCATTTCAACAAACTTGGCGATGGTTTGGTCCAAATGATCCGTACTCACTTAAAGAAATTAAACAGACCAGTGCAACCGGAATTGTTTCTGCATTGCATCAAATTCCCGTAGGTGATATTTGGCAAGAAGATGATATTTTAAGGAGAAAAGGTCTAATTGAATTAGAAGGATTTACATGGTCGGTTGTTGAAAGTCTTCCGGTTCATGAAAATATAAAAAAAAGGAAAAATAATTATAAATCGTTAATTGAGAATTATAAAATATCAATTCAAAACATAGCAAAATGTGGAATCGATACCATCTGTTACAACTTTATGCCAATACTTGATTGGTCAAGAACGGATTTAAAAGTTGTAAATGAAGATGGTTCAATAACATCTAAATTTAATTCAGTAGCATTTAGAGCTTTTGACTTATTTATTCTAAAACGAAAAATTGCTGAAAATGAATATTCGCAAACTCAAATTGATGAAGCAAAAAAATATTTTCTTCAACTTGATAACTCAGCAATAGATAAATTAATTTCAACAATTCTTTATGGTTTGCCCGGCTCATTGGACGCATATTCACTTGATGATTTTAAAATTGCTTTAAGTGAATATGAAGAAATTGGAGATAAAGAGCTTAGAGAAAATTTATATTATTTTATTTCTGAAATTGCTCCAATAGCAGAAGAATATAAAGTTAACCTTGCAATTCATCCCGATGATCCGCCTTGGTCATTATTGGGTTTACCAAGAGTAGCTGGAAATGAAAAAGATATCAATCAAATCTTAAATGCTTACAATTCTAATTCAAATGGAATAACTTTTTGTTCTGGTTCACTTGGCGTAAGTGTGAATAATGATTTAGTTGAGATGGCTAAACAATTTTCAAATCGAGTTAATTTCATTCACCTAAGAAATGTTAAAAGAAATTCGCAAGGAGATTTTCAAGAAACATATCACCTTGAAGGTGAAATTGATTTATATAATATTGTTAAAGAATTTTTACTCGAACAAAAAAGAAGAATTGAAAATGGCAGAAAAGATTTTAGAATGCCAATGCGACCGGATCATGGTCATTTACTTTTTCCCGATAAAGATAGAACGGGAATTTATCCCGGTTATTCTTTAGTCGGCAGATTAAGAGGTTTAGCAGAATTGCGAGGTTTAGAACTAGGAATAATTCGATCAATATTTTAA
- a CDS encoding sugar kinase codes for MSNKVVTFGEIMLRLSTEGFSRFVQSQKFDVTFGGGEANVAVALSNYGLESYFVTKLPKHEIGQSAVNHLRRFGVNINYISRGGDRIGIYFLETGASQRASKVIYDRANSAIANVEIEEFNWDEIFENCNWFHWTGITPAIGKQTQIVLVEALKIAKSKNIKVSCDLNFRKKMWTSEEAQKVMIPLMEYVDVCIANEEDAEKSLGEKLGKTEIEKAAIDEEGYFKTAELLKKKYNFEAVAITLRESYSASKNGWSAILLDDKDCVNPYRSKKYDIEIVDRVGGGDSFASGLIYGLLNYKNSKEALEFAVGASCLKHSIPGDFNLVSVDEVEKLIKGDGSGRVER; via the coding sequence ATGAGCAACAAAGTTGTAACATTTGGTGAAATTATGTTAAGATTATCAACCGAAGGATTTTCACGATTTGTGCAATCACAAAAATTTGATGTTACATTTGGCGGCGGCGAAGCTAATGTAGCTGTTGCTCTTTCCAATTACGGATTAGAAAGTTATTTTGTAACAAAATTACCTAAACACGAAATTGGTCAATCCGCTGTTAATCATTTAAGAAGATTTGGAGTAAATATAAATTACATTTCAAGAGGCGGAGATAGAATCGGAATTTATTTTTTAGAAACCGGTGCGAGTCAAAGAGCTTCAAAAGTAATTTATGATCGAGCAAATTCTGCGATTGCTAATGTTGAAATAGAAGAATTTAATTGGGATGAAATTTTTGAAAATTGCAATTGGTTTCATTGGACGGGGATTACACCGGCAATTGGGAAGCAGACACAAATAGTTTTAGTAGAGGCACTTAAAATTGCAAAGTCAAAAAATATTAAAGTTAGCTGTGATTTAAATTTTAGAAAAAAAATGTGGACTTCCGAAGAAGCCCAAAAAGTTATGATTCCATTAATGGAATATGTTGATGTTTGTATTGCCAATGAAGAAGATGCTGAAAAAAGTTTAGGTGAAAAACTTGGCAAAACTGAAATTGAAAAAGCCGCAATTGATGAAGAAGGATATTTCAAAACTGCTGAATTACTTAAGAAAAAGTATAATTTTGAAGCTGTTGCAATTACGTTAAGAGAAAGCTATTCGGCATCAAAAAATGGATGGAGTGCAATTTTATTAGATGATAAAGATTGTGTGAATCCGTATCGATCAAAAAAATATGATATTGAAATTGTTGATAGAGTTGGCGGTGGAGATTCTTTTGCAAGCGGACTAATTTACGGTTTATTAAACTATAAAAATTCTAAAGAAGCATTAGAATTTGCAGTTGGAGCTTCATGTTTGAAACATTCTATTCCCGGAGATTTTAATTTAGTAAGCGTTGATGAAGTTGAAAAATTAATAAAAGGCGATGGTTCAGGAAGAGTTGAGAGATAA
- the mgrA gene encoding L-glyceraldehyde 3-phosphate reductase produces MKQYFPNENRYEKMKYNRCGKSGLKLPAISLGLWHNWGGYDNFENGREMLRTAFDLGITHFDLANNYGPPYGSAEENFGQMFNKDFSNLRDELIISSKAGWDMWPGPYGNFGSRKYLIASLDQSLKRMGLDYVDIFYHHRPDPETPLEETMSALDYIVKSGRALYVGVSQYNAELTQRAYQILKDMGTTLLIHQPNYNILDRWIENGLTNVFEEKGIGCIAFSPLAQGILTDKYLNSVPSDSRAGKKYGYLRKEHLTDTKMNKVKMLNEIAKNRNQSLAQMSISWVLNNKSVTSALIGASKPEQITEIVNVIHQNNFSEDELNQINSIVNN; encoded by the coding sequence ATGAAACAATATTTTCCGAATGAAAATCGTTATGAAAAAATGAAATACAACAGATGCGGAAAAAGCGGATTAAAACTTCCGGCAATTTCATTAGGGCTTTGGCATAATTGGGGCGGATATGATAACTTTGAAAACGGCAGAGAAATGTTGAGAACCGCTTTTGATTTAGGAATTACGCATTTTGATTTAGCAAATAATTATGGTCCGCCTTATGGTTCTGCTGAAGAAAATTTTGGACAAATGTTTAATAAAGATTTTTCAAACTTAAGAGATGAATTAATTATTTCATCAAAAGCCGGCTGGGATATGTGGCCCGGTCCTTATGGTAATTTTGGTTCGAGAAAATATTTAATTGCAAGTTTAGACCAAAGTTTGAAAAGAATGGGATTAGATTATGTTGATATATTTTATCATCATCGACCAGATCCGGAAACACCGCTTGAAGAAACGATGAGCGCGTTGGATTATATCGTAAAAAGTGGTCGAGCACTTTATGTTGGTGTTTCACAATATAATGCAGAGCTTACGCAAAGAGCTTACCAAATTTTGAAAGATATGGGAACAACTCTTTTAATTCATCAGCCAAATTATAATATTTTAGATAGATGGATTGAAAATGGTTTAACAAATGTTTTTGAAGAAAAGGGAATTGGATGTATTGCGTTTTCTCCTTTGGCGCAAGGAATTTTAACGGATAAATATTTGAATTCGGTACCAAGTGATTCAAGAGCCGGAAAAAAATATGGATATTTACGAAAAGAACATTTAACTGATACCAAAATGAATAAAGTAAAAATGTTAAATGAAATTGCCAAAAATAGAAATCAATCACTTGCACAAATGTCAATTAGCTGGGTTTTGAATAATAAATCAGTTACTTCTGCTTTAATAGGAGCAAGCAAACCGGAACAGATTACGGAAATTGTAAATGTAATTCATCAAAATAATTTTTCGGAAGATGAATTAAATCAAATAAATTCTATCGTAAATAATTAA
- a CDS encoding NUDIX hydrolase, producing MTASSSEIIKNLSIDCVVFGFEKSKLEVLLVKRKINPEKGSWALPGGFVLKTETLDQAAVRILEETSNVKNIYLEQVHTFSKIDRFPLRRVISVAYFALINPEKHFLKPGTDTSDVQWFNINENINLPFDHFEILTKSLNLLRQKVRNKPIGFELLPEKFSLTQLQNLYECILGESLDKRNFRKRIMSLKMLSQLNDFQKGVSHRAARLYKFNSKAYNELKNKGFNFQI from the coding sequence TTGACTGCAAGTTCTTCGGAAATTATTAAAAATTTATCTATTGATTGTGTTGTTTTTGGATTTGAAAAAAGTAAGCTTGAAGTGTTGCTTGTAAAAAGAAAAATAAATCCGGAAAAGGGAAGTTGGGCTTTGCCCGGAGGATTTGTGTTAAAGACAGAAACTTTGGATCAGGCTGCTGTTAGAATTCTTGAAGAAACAAGCAACGTAAAAAATATTTATTTAGAACAAGTTCATACATTTAGTAAAATTGATAGATTCCCATTAAGAAGAGTTATAAGCGTTGCATATTTTGCTTTAATAAATCCGGAAAAACATTTCCTAAAACCTGGCACAGATACTTCAGATGTGCAATGGTTTAACATAAATGAAAATATAAATTTGCCTTTTGATCACTTTGAAATTCTAACAAAATCTTTAAATCTTCTTCGACAAAAAGTAAGAAACAAACCAATCGGGTTTGAACTTCTTCCAGAAAAATTTTCACTAACTCAATTGCAAAATTTATATGAATGTATTTTAGGAGAAAGTCTAGATAAACGTAATTTTAGAAAAAGAATAATGTCACTTAAAATGCTTTCACAATTGAATGATTTTCAAAAAGGTGTTTCACATCGTGCAGCACGTTTATATAAATTCAATTCAAAAGCATACAACGAATTAAAAAACAAAGGTTTTAATTTTCAAATTTAA
- a CDS encoding carbohydrate kinase, protein MTKNYLLGYDIGSSSVKVSIIDSETGELVGSAFSPETEMKINASEIGWAEQHPNDWWKNLVIANKKALQKLSTNNYEISGIGISYQMHGLVMVDKSHTVIHPSIIWCDSRAVEIGDNAFNNLGADYCLGNCLNSPGNFTASKLKWVKVNKPEIYSKIYKVMLPGDFIAHKLSGEINTTISGLSEGIFWDFKNNNLADQLFEYYGIEKNMIPDIVPTFSVQGKLNKESAEELGIKSGIPISYRAGDQPNNAFSLNVLNPGEIAATAGTSGVVYGIVEDNSYDKFSRVNSFAHVNYSNEKPIKGVLLCINGTGIMYSWLRNEAMHSNESYESLNQLASEINVGSDGVLVLPFGNGAERVLKNQNIGANIFGINFNNHSRNHIIRAAQEGIAFTFRYGIDIMKEMGIAVNTMRAGKANMFLSDIFTEAVANSTNSVVELYNTDGAQGAARGAGVGSGIFKSFDEAFVGFKKLKIVEPNQVLVKKYDEVYNKWKNKLNQFLVL, encoded by the coding sequence ATGACAAAAAATTATTTACTCGGATATGATATTGGTAGTTCATCGGTTAAGGTTTCTATTATTGATAGCGAAACCGGCGAACTTGTTGGTTCAGCATTTTCTCCGGAAACTGAAATGAAAATAAATGCGTCAGAAATTGGTTGGGCAGAGCAGCATCCAAATGATTGGTGGAAAAATTTAGTAATTGCGAATAAAAAAGCTTTACAAAAATTAAGTACAAATAATTATGAAATAAGCGGAATTGGTATTTCGTATCAAATGCATGGCTTGGTTATGGTTGATAAAAGTCATACTGTAATTCATCCATCAATTATTTGGTGCGATAGTCGTGCCGTAGAAATTGGTGATAATGCATTTAATAATCTTGGTGCGGATTATTGTCTTGGTAACTGTTTAAATTCTCCGGGAAATTTTACTGCATCAAAATTAAAATGGGTGAAAGTAAACAAACCGGAAATTTATTCTAAAATTTATAAAGTTATGCTTCCCGGTGATTTTATTGCTCATAAATTATCCGGCGAAATTAATACAACAATTTCCGGATTAAGCGAAGGAATTTTTTGGGATTTTAAAAACAATAACTTAGCCGATCAACTTTTTGAATATTACGGAATTGAAAAAAATATGATTCCGGATATTGTTCCAACATTTTCCGTACAAGGAAAATTAAATAAAGAATCAGCAGAAGAATTAGGAATAAAATCCGGAATTCCAATTTCATATAGAGCCGGTGATCAACCAAATAATGCATTTTCACTTAATGTTTTAAATCCCGGCGAAATTGCAGCAACAGCCGGAACTTCCGGAGTGGTTTATGGAATTGTAGAAGATAATTCTTACGATAAATTTTCAAGAGTTAATAGTTTTGCTCATGTAAATTACTCAAATGAAAAACCTATAAAAGGTGTTTTGCTTTGCATTAACGGAACCGGAATAATGTATAGCTGGCTTAGAAATGAAGCAATGCACTCAAATGAATCATACGAAAGTTTAAATCAATTAGCTTCAGAAATTAATGTTGGTTCAGATGGAGTTTTAGTTCTTCCTTTTGGAAATGGAGCCGAACGTGTTTTGAAAAATCAAAATATTGGCGCAAATATTTTCGGAATTAATTTTAATAATCATTCACGAAATCATATAATTAGAGCGGCACAAGAAGGAATTGCATTTACTTTCAGATATGGAATTGACATTATGAAGGAAATGGGAATTGCAGTAAATACAATGCGTGCGGGAAAAGCTAATATGTTTTTGAGTGATATTTTTACTGAAGCAGTCGCAAATTCAACAAATTCTGTTGTGGAATTATATAATACAGATGGCGCACAAGGTGCTGCACGCGGTGCGGGAGTTGGTTCCGGAATTTTTAAATCATTTGATGAAGCCTTTGTTGGATTTAAAAAATTGAAAATTGTTGAACCAAATCAAGTATTGGTAAAAAAATATGATGAAGTTTACAACAAGTGGAAAAATAAATTAAATCAATTTTTAGTTTTGTAA
- the xylA gene encoding xylose isomerase, with translation MGNNLSVGEKEFFQGIGKIHYEGKDSKNPMAFKYYDENKVVAGKTMKEYFRFAIAYWHSFGANGADPFGSDTKKYPWLTNSDPIQKAKEKMDAAFEFITKIGAPFYCFHDFDIVEEGSTIIESEARLKTIVDYAQQKQKESGVKLLWGTANLFSNPRYMNGASTNPDFNVLTYAATQVKNAIDATVTLGGENYVFWGGREGYMSLLNTNMKKEIEHLGMFLNKAKEYGRKNGFTGTFLIEPKPMEPMKHQYDFDVATVIAFLREYDLMNDFKLNIEVNHATLASHTFQHELQVAANAGLLGSIDANRGDYQNGWDTDQFPINLFEITEAMLVILQAGGFKTGGINFDAKTRRNSTDLEDLFISHISGMDVFARSLLIADKVLTNSDYLKLLNERYASYNSGKGKEFEEGKLGLEDLREIAIATGEPNRTSGKQELYEMIINDNI, from the coding sequence ATGGGAAATAATTTATCAGTTGGTGAAAAAGAATTTTTCCAAGGAATTGGCAAAATTCATTATGAAGGAAAAGATTCAAAGAATCCAATGGCATTCAAATATTACGATGAAAATAAAGTAGTTGCCGGAAAAACTATGAAAGAATATTTCCGATTTGCAATTGCATATTGGCACTCATTTGGAGCAAACGGAGCAGATCCTTTTGGCAGCGATACAAAAAAATATCCTTGGTTAACAAATTCAGATCCAATTCAAAAAGCAAAAGAAAAAATGGATGCTGCATTTGAATTCATTACAAAAATTGGTGCCCCTTTTTATTGTTTTCACGATTTTGATATAGTTGAAGAAGGAAGTACAATTATTGAGAGTGAAGCAAGATTAAAAACCATTGTCGATTATGCTCAACAAAAACAAAAAGAATCCGGTGTTAAATTACTTTGGGGAACAGCAAATTTATTTTCAAATCCACGTTACATGAACGGAGCTTCTACAAATCCCGATTTTAATGTTTTAACTTATGCTGCAACACAAGTAAAAAATGCAATTGATGCAACTGTTACTCTTGGTGGTGAGAATTATGTTTTTTGGGGCGGACGTGAAGGTTACATGTCTTTGTTAAACACAAATATGAAAAAAGAAATTGAACATTTGGGAATGTTCTTAAATAAAGCTAAAGAATACGGACGCAAAAATGGTTTTACCGGAACTTTCTTAATTGAACCAAAACCGATGGAACCAATGAAACATCAGTATGATTTTGATGTTGCAACCGTAATTGCTTTCTTGCGCGAATATGATTTGATGAATGATTTCAAATTAAATATTGAAGTAAATCATGCAACTCTTGCAAGTCATACTTTCCAGCATGAATTACAAGTTGCGGCCAATGCCGGATTACTTGGTAGTATTGATGCAAATCGTGGAGATTACCAAAACGGTTGGGATACTGATCAATTCCCTATTAACTTATTTGAAATTACAGAAGCAATGTTGGTAATTCTTCAAGCTGGCGGATTTAAAACTGGCGGAATAAATTTTGATGCAAAAACTCGTAGAAATTCAACTGATCTTGAAGATTTATTTATTTCTCATATTTCCGGAATGGATGTATTTGCTCGATCATTATTAATTGCAGATAAAGTATTAACCAATTCAGATTATCTAAAATTATTAAATGAAAGATATGCGAGTTATAATAGTGGCAAAGGTAAAGAATTTGAAGAAGGTAAATTAGGATTAGAAGACTTACGAGAAATTGCTATCGCCACCGGAGAACCAAATAGAACAAGTGGTAAACAAGAATTGTATGAAATGATTATTAACGATAATATTTGA